One Rhizobiales bacterium GAS188 DNA window includes the following coding sequences:
- a CDS encoding Pimeloyl-ACP methyl ester carboxylesterase yields MSILRKTSAIALMIAMGGTMAHAETKPAAKDIVIVHGALVDASGWRAVYDILSKDGFHVTIVQEPLTGLAEDIEATKRAIDQQTGPVVLVGHSYSGSVITDAGADPKVSALVYVAALQPDAGETSGQLLSKFAAPNDAMRAATNRATPDKYFFIPPAKFRATYAADVPAPDAQFLADSQQQLAEKALGAPVSAAAWRTKPSYAILTTQDHVVSPELQRWMYQRSGAKVTEVSASHAVFVSQPDAVARVIEAAAK; encoded by the coding sequence ATGTCCATACTGCGAAAGACTTCGGCAATTGCCCTCATGATTGCCATGGGTGGCACGATGGCTCACGCCGAGACGAAGCCGGCTGCGAAAGATATTGTCATTGTCCATGGCGCACTGGTGGATGCCTCAGGCTGGCGCGCCGTCTACGACATCCTGTCCAAGGATGGCTTCCATGTGACGATCGTCCAAGAGCCGCTCACCGGCCTTGCCGAGGACATCGAGGCCACCAAGCGTGCCATCGATCAGCAGACGGGCCCTGTTGTGCTCGTCGGCCACAGCTATAGCGGCTCCGTGATCACGGATGCGGGTGCAGACCCGAAGGTCAGCGCGCTCGTCTATGTGGCCGCACTCCAACCCGATGCGGGGGAGACCAGTGGCCAGCTTCTGTCGAAGTTCGCTGCGCCAAACGATGCCATGCGGGCGGCCACCAATCGGGCCACTCCGGACAAGTATTTCTTCATCCCGCCAGCGAAATTCCGTGCAACCTATGCGGCCGATGTCCCGGCACCGGACGCTCAATTCCTGGCGGACTCGCAGCAGCAGCTCGCCGAGAAAGCTCTGGGTGCGCCTGTCTCCGCGGCTGCATGGCGCACCAAGCCCAGCTACGCCATCCTGACCACCCAGGATCACGTAGTGAGCCCTGAGCTTCAGCGCTGGATGTATCAGCGTTCGGGCGCCAAGGTCACCGAAGTGAGCGCAAGCCACGCTGTCTTTGTCTCTCAGCCGGACGCGGTCGCTCGAGTGATCGAGGCTGCCGCAAAGTAA
- a CDS encoding Catechol 2,3-dioxygenase: MAEHATPATCGIDHVGLSVRDLESSRGFFCDCLGWRVVGERPEYPAAFVSDGQQIVTLWRVEAPDQAVAFDRRTNVGLHHLALAVADRGGLDALYERVASWPGVVVEFAPELSGKGPKIHFIVREPSGIRIEFAFDPRVERPR; encoded by the coding sequence ATGGCAGAGCACGCCACACCCGCCACATGCGGCATCGATCACGTCGGCTTGAGCGTCCGAGATCTCGAGAGCAGCCGCGGCTTCTTCTGCGATTGCCTGGGGTGGCGCGTCGTTGGCGAGCGGCCGGAATATCCCGCGGCATTCGTCTCGGACGGCCAACAGATTGTCACCTTATGGCGGGTCGAGGCGCCCGACCAAGCAGTCGCGTTCGACCGGCGCACCAATGTCGGCCTTCATCACCTCGCCCTCGCTGTCGCCGATCGAGGGGGATTGGATGCCTTGTATGAACGCGTTGCCAGCTGGCCTGGCGTTGTTGTGGAATTCGCCCCGGAGCTCTCGGGCAAGGGGCCGAAGATCCATTTCATCGTGCGCGAGCCAAGCGGTATACGGATCGAATTCGCCTTCGACCCGCGCGTCGAGCGGCCACGCTAG
- a CDS encoding peroxiredoxin, Ohr subfamily — MNRLEKVLYTAKAHTTGGRTGMSRSSDGRLEVKLSRPGSPGTGTNPEQLFAAGWSACFESAMEFAARNMKITLPADHTVDAEIDLGPEGGAFSLAARLYVSLPGMERATAQRLVEAAHQVCPYSRATHGNIAVETTLV, encoded by the coding sequence ATGAACCGACTCGAGAAAGTGCTGTACACCGCGAAGGCCCACACCACAGGCGGGCGCACCGGCATGTCGCGCAGCTCAGACGGCCGCCTCGAGGTCAAGCTGTCGCGGCCCGGCAGCCCGGGCACCGGCACCAACCCGGAGCAGCTCTTCGCGGCCGGCTGGTCCGCGTGCTTCGAGTCGGCGATGGAGTTCGCCGCGCGCAACATGAAGATCACGCTGCCGGCCGATCACACGGTCGATGCCGAGATCGATCTCGGTCCCGAAGGGGGCGCCTTCAGCCTGGCGGCTCGCCTCTATGTGAGCCTGCCGGGGATGGAGCGCGCCACGGCGCAGCGCCTTGTCGAGGCGGCCCACCAGGTGTGTCCCTATTCGCGAGCAACGCACGGGAACATCGCCGTCGAAACGACGCTGGTCTGA
- a CDS encoding NIPSNAP protein encodes MIYELRIYRCVPGRKPALLSRFENETLRIWEKHGIRQAGFWTTLIGKSSEEITYMLAWNSMAEREKRWGAFLADPEWVAVVAKTEKDGQLVENISSQLLAPAAFSAVK; translated from the coding sequence ATGATCTACGAATTGCGGATCTACCGCTGCGTGCCGGGGCGCAAGCCGGCGCTGCTGTCGCGGTTCGAGAACGAGACGCTGCGGATCTGGGAGAAGCACGGTATCCGCCAGGCCGGGTTTTGGACCACGCTGATCGGCAAGAGCAGCGAGGAGATCACCTACATGCTCGCCTGGAACAGCATGGCCGAGCGCGAGAAGCGCTGGGGCGCTTTTCTCGCCGATCCCGAATGGGTCGCGGTGGTCGCCAAGACGGAGAAGGATGGCCAGCTCGTCGAGAACATCAGCAGCCAGTTGCTGGCGCCAGCCGCGTTTTCTGCCGTGAAGTGA